AAAGAGCTACTTGATGAAGGTTTCACCCCTGAAGATTTACAAAGCCTCTATGGGTTTGCTTATGAAAATACAATGTATTTTAATGTATATTTACCTGGTCTGCTTGATAGCCGTCCTGATATGGTTCGCACAGCAGCACACGAAATTAATCACGTCCTTAATGACCGCGACAATGACACAGAATTTGACACCCCAGAACGCGCACTAGATGAATATAGGTCTTGGTATATGGAGAATTTTGCTGTAGGAATTAACCCACCAACCGTAGAATATATGCAAGGTGTCTGGGAAAACTTCTTTAGCCCAAATGCTGGTTACGATAATATTCGAGAAGTTTATCTACAAGATCCTGATTTTCGTCAAATTGTTGACCAAATTAAAGTAGATTTAGATCGCGGTGTAGTGACTGACCCAGAAACATTTCGTAAGTCATTAGCAGAATTAATAGGCAAGGATCCTTTTATTAAAAATCCTCGCTATTTAACTACACCAGGAAACCTTGATAACACTTTAACACCGCGGGCCAGACCAGCAGAATAAAACTTTAGGAGTTTAGTTGATGGGCATAACAGCTATAGAAAAAGAAATCGAGCAATATATCTTAAATAATTTAAAAGAACGTTTTAATTTACCAGCAGAAAAAATCTCGATTTCTGAACCTCATCCACTCAACTTCCCCGCAGATGCTCGAGTTTTTCGCGCTGAAAAACGTGGTAGCTATGGAAATATTTATTACAATTATATTCTAGTAAATGGGAAATTTTATTGCTCAGTAGATGAAAATAATTTTTCCCAATTGCTAGCAGCAGAAAAATTTACATCCCGCCCTCATTGGAATGCACATCAATTTGCTACTCTCTTTTTACATTTAGTAGTAAGAGAACTTCGCTTAGTAGAATCGTCTAGTGATATTGCCAAGTCATCAGATGAAGCTTTTAACGCTCGTGTAGCAAAAATTACTTCTCCATCTTTAGAAATCATTGATAACGGAATTGAAGCCCGTTTTTGGTCATATCAAGCACGCTATAAAAGACTAGATTATTGGCAAATTCATATTGATTCTGATTATCAGATGACTTATGAAAGACTCCTGAACCAAAATAAAGTCTATTTTTTTTCAATACTTGCTCTAACTTGAAGTTCTTCTAATTTTCTCCTAGCCGTTTGATGATTAGGATTATTTTTCAATACAAATTGATAGCGTCTTAGAGCATCTTCACGTCGGTTTTGGCTTGCATAAAGAGTTCCAAGGTCTGTTTGTACGTCCCATAAAGCAGGCTTTAACTTTACAGCCTTTTCAAAAGCCTTTATTGTTTCTGTTACATTTTCTTGAAGTAAATATCCTAACCCTAAATTTACATAAACTTCTGCAAGTTGTGGGTTAAGTGCTATAGATTTATTAGCATATTCTATTGCTTCGACCCCATTTTTTTGTTTTACCCTTAATTGTGCCAAACTATTATAAGTATGAGCATTGTTAGCTGAATACAATAAAGCTCTTTTATAAAGGTCTTCGGCCTCTACATACTTTCCTTGATCATAAAATATAAGACCTAAATTATTGCAAACACGTGAGTAAAGATCTTCATTATTATCTCGATAAGCTCCACTTGGAATAATTTCCAAAGTCTTTTGATAATATTTGGCGGCTTCTTCCTTCTTATTTATTTTATGATACTCATTTGCTAAGTTATACATCATAACTGGGTTGTTTGGATTACGTTCTACAGACTGCTTAAATAACTCTATGCTACTGCTCCAATAACTAGTTTGATAAGTCGTAATTATCATTAAAACTAATGTTATTACTACTGCAAAACCTGTTAAAAACTTTTCTTTTATTTGCCAGTTTTCACTTAATCCAACACCCGCCCAAACGACTACAACAAATAACCCTAGATAAGGAACATAGGTATAACGCTCTGCTATTGGCAACCTAGTCATTGGAAACATTGTTCCTAAAAACCAAAACCAACCTACTAAAAAATAAGGGTATTTCTTTGCCCACCAAACTGCTAGTAGTGTAACTAATAACAAGACTAAAAATGCCAAACCTACTAAAATAAAGTTAGGCTGCATATATACTTGATAATACATTGTTAAGCCATTAGGCAGGAACATTTTCTTAATATAAAAAATGTAGTTGGTTATTGCATTAAGGTCAAAAACAATTGAAGCATTCAATTTCATTCCTGTAGTAACTTCTATAGGCTCTTCAACTCTAACTATAGTTCCTGAACCACTTCTAGCAGCCTTTCTTGCTACATTGGCTAAAACGCCAATAATGATAAAAAGTAACCATTTTTCCAAAAACAAATCTTTTAGCTTTAATAAAAACGGCTTTATTCCTTCTGCTAAAGATTTATCAAATCTTTTTAACGGCCAATAATCTAGCAGTAAAAGCGCAAAAGGAAACGTTATAAGCAAAGCTTTTACCATCAAACCTAACAATAAACCCAGACTAACTACTCCATAATGTAACCAATTTGACTGCGTTAAGTATCGTAAATATGCCCATACAGCAAAAATGCCAAAAAAAGTGCTAATTAACTCTTTACGTCCAGAAATCCAAGCAACCGGCTCAATATGTAGCGGATGAATAGCAAAAAGAATTGCCACCATTAAACTAGCACCATAACGCGAAGTCAAATGTAATAATAGTAGAAAAATTAAACTACTATTAGCAATATGTATTAAGATATTTGTCAGGTGATATTTACCAGCATTAAGGCCATAAATTTGGTTATCTAGTAAGTATGACATCCATGTTAGAGGATGCCAATGTCCCATATAATAGGTGCTAAATGCCCATTTTACCGCAGACCAATTTATACCAAATAACACATTAGAGTTTTCATAAATATAATAATTATCATCAAACCCAATAAATGGATAATTTACTAGTTGTAGATAAACTACTAAATTTAATATCACTAATAGTAAAACACCTTGAGCTTGCTTTTTGTAGCTTTCCTTTACATCAGGCAAATTTATTAAACTAACAAGTGTTTTTTCTGTATTTACTTTTGTTGTTTGGTTATCAATAGAAAATTGTTTTTTCTTGCGAGCCATTTAATTTAACTATTAGACTTTCTTTAGATTTTACAAATTGAGTCTAAAATAATAAAAAGCTGGTGGCTAGCTTTCAATGCTTAGTAATAGGTAATACTTTGTTTACAGAGTGCTTAGAAACTTCAAAGTAGATTTTCTAATAGGTTTTATCTTATTATTAGTAAATATTAAACATATAATATCTTAGTAAAATTTATGAGTATAAAATTAGAATCTGAAATAAATAAATTTGACAGCAATGTTGCAATAGAGGCGGCTGACACTCCACCATCATCTTGGTACTTAGACCCACAATTTTTTGAGTTAGATAAAAAAGTTTTAATTAGTTATTGGCAATTTGTTGCTAGCCTTGATCAATTTAGCGAAACAGGTTCTTATCTATCAGGTTCATTTTGTGGCGAACCCTACTTTATTGTTAAAACTGAAACAGGCGACTTAAAAGCGTTTTTTAATGTCTGCCGACATCATGCCGCAGAACTTTTGCACGGTGAAGGATGCACTAAAGATATAGTTTGCCCCTACCATGCTTGGAATTATTCTTTAGATGGGCAATTAAAAAAAGCTCCTCAAATGGCTGGAGTAAAAAACTTTAGCCGTGAAAAACTTTCTTTAAGCGAAATTCCATTAAAAATTTGGAATAAGTTTGTTTTATTAGATTTTTCTGGAAATGCCAAACCGCTAGATGACGACTTAAACCGTTTTGACCAAAGGCTAGTTGAAGCACAAACAAATGAACTAAAATTTATAGGCAGGCGAGTTTATGAAATAAAATGTAACTGGAAAGTCTATATAGACAATTACTTAGATGGTGGTTATCACGTTGACCATCTCCATAAAGGTTTAGCAGGTCAACTAAAAATGGATGATTACAAAGTTGAAAACTACAAAACTTGGACATTACAATCCTGTGCAGCATCACCAAATCCAACCCAAAATAGCAATATAGACTTCAAAGAGCGTATAGGAAAAGAAGCCCTTTATGCATGGATTTATCCAAATTTTATGATAAATCGCTATGGTAATATTATGGACACCAATTGGATTGTCCCCTTAGCACCGGATCATTGTTTAACTATTTTTGATTATTATTTTTTACCAGATACATCAGAAGATTTTATAACAGCATCAATTAAAGCTAGCGAACAAGTACAAATTGAAGATGTGAGCATTTGCGAATCTGTCCAACGTGGCCTTAGTTCCAAAAGCTACACTACAGGCCGCTATGCACCAACACTTGAAGGTGGAGCATATTTACTTCACCAATTACTTAAAAAAGATTATCTAGTGCATTATAATATAGATAAGTAGATAGAGTTTTTTCTCTTCAGTCTTTAAGGGGATATATAATGAACATAATGAATAATAAAGACTCTCAAAATTATCTAGTAGAAATACTATTAAATGCTTATTCAGGAGAATTAGCAGCAGCCTTAGCCTACAAAGGACATTGGAAATCTCTTAAAAATTCTGTTGAGATAGCAAAAATCCAACAAATAGAAAACGAAGAATGGAAGCATCGCCATAATGTTGGATTAATGCTTATTTATTTTGGTGAAAAGCCAAATAAATTCAAAGAAGTAAAATGTTGGTTTATTGGAACGGTTATTGGAATAGGTTGCCATTTAATAGGATGGTTTTTACCTATGTATTTTGCAGGCAAATTAGAAAGTAACAACACTATGGAATATGAAAATGCTGCAAAATATGCACATGATCTTAATTTAATAGATTTTGAAAATGAATTAATTTTAATGTCAGCCGTTGAGAAAGAACATGAGTTATTTTTTTTACATAC
The window above is part of the Blastocatellia bacterium genome. Proteins encoded here:
- a CDS encoding tetratricopeptide repeat protein, producing the protein MARKKKQFSIDNQTTKVNTEKTLVSLINLPDVKESYKKQAQGVLLLVILNLVVYLQLVNYPFIGFDDNYYIYENSNVLFGINWSAVKWAFSTYYMGHWHPLTWMSYLLDNQIYGLNAGKYHLTNILIHIANSSLIFLLLLHLTSRYGASLMVAILFAIHPLHIEPVAWISGRKELISTFFGIFAVWAYLRYLTQSNWLHYGVVSLGLLLGLMVKALLITFPFALLLLDYWPLKRFDKSLAEGIKPFLLKLKDLFLEKWLLFIIIGVLANVARKAARSGSGTIVRVEEPIEVTTGMKLNASIVFDLNAITNYIFYIKKMFLPNGLTMYYQVYMQPNFILVGLAFLVLLLVTLLAVWWAKKYPYFLVGWFWFLGTMFPMTRLPIAERYTYVPYLGLFVVVVWAGVGLSENWQIKEKFLTGFAVVITLVLMIITTYQTSYWSSSIELFKQSVERNPNNPVMMYNLANEYHKINKKEEAAKYYQKTLEIIPSGAYRDNNEDLYSRVCNNLGLIFYDQGKYVEAEDLYKRALLYSANNAHTYNSLAQLRVKQKNGVEAIEYANKSIALNPQLAEVYVNLGLGYLLQENVTETIKAFEKAVKLKPALWDVQTDLGTLYASQNRREDALRRYQFVLKNNPNHQTARRKLEELQVRASIEKK
- a CDS encoding aromatic ring-hydroxylating dioxygenase subunit alpha, with the protein product MSIKLESEINKFDSNVAIEAADTPPSSWYLDPQFFELDKKVLISYWQFVASLDQFSETGSYLSGSFCGEPYFIVKTETGDLKAFFNVCRHHAAELLHGEGCTKDIVCPYHAWNYSLDGQLKKAPQMAGVKNFSREKLSLSEIPLKIWNKFVLLDFSGNAKPLDDDLNRFDQRLVEAQTNELKFIGRRVYEIKCNWKVYIDNYLDGGYHVDHLHKGLAGQLKMDDYKVENYKTWTLQSCAASPNPTQNSNIDFKERIGKEALYAWIYPNFMINRYGNIMDTNWIVPLAPDHCLTIFDYYFLPDTSEDFITASIKASEQVQIEDVSICESVQRGLSSKSYTTGRYAPTLEGGAYLLHQLLKKDYLVHYNIDK
- a CDS encoding ferritin-like domain-containing protein → MNIMNNKDSQNYLVEILLNAYSGELAAALAYKGHWKSLKNSVEIAKIQQIENEEWKHRHNVGLMLIYFGEKPNKFKEVKCWFIGTVIGIGCHLIGWFLPMYFAGKLESNNTMEYENAAKYAHDLNLIDFENELILMSAVEKEHELFFLHTVSNHKYLPIMKKIFHWGSPNALLTTEFESKKSNLIKK